From a single Columba livia isolate bColLiv1 breed racing homer chromosome 15, bColLiv1.pat.W.v2, whole genome shotgun sequence genomic region:
- the CYTH3 gene encoding cytohesin-3 isoform X5, protein MDEEGGGGGGVPDDLSVEEREELLNIRRRKKELIDDIERLKFEIAEVMTEIDNLTSVEESKTTQRNKQIAMGRKKFNMDPKKGIQFLIENDLLQNTAEDIAQFLYKGEGLNKTVIGDYLGERDEFNIKVLQAFVELHEFADLNLVQALRQFLWSFRLPGEAQKIDRMMEAFASRYCLCNPGVFQSTDTCYVLSFAIIMLNTSLHNHNVRDKPTVERFISMNRGINEGGDLPEELLRNLYESIKNEPFKIPEDDGNDLTHTFFNPDREGWLLKLGGRVKTWKRRWFILTDNCLYYFEYTTDKEPRGIIPLENLSIREVEDPRKPNCFELYNPSHKGQVIKACKTEADGRVVEGNHVVYRISAPTPEEKEEWIKSIKASISRDPFYDMLATRKRRIANKK, encoded by the exons tgcctgatgACCTGTCCgtggaagagagagaagagcttTTAAATATTCGTCGCAGGAAAAAAGAACTGATTGATGATATTGAG AGATTAAAATTTGAAATTGCTGAGGTTATGACAGAAATCGATAATCTGACTAGTGTAGAAGAGAG CAAAACTacacaaagaaataagcaaatagccatgggaaggaagaaattcAACATGGACCCCAAGAAG GGAATACAGTTTCTGATAGAAAACGACCTCCTGCAGAACACTGCAGAAGACATTGCACAGTTCCTTTATAAAGGAGAAGGACTAAATAAAACGGTAATTGGAGATTACCTCGGcgaaag AGATGAATTTAATATTAAAGTTCTTCAGGCTTTTGTTGAACTCCATGAGTTCGCTGATCTCAATCTTGTACAAGCCTTAAG GCAGTTTCTGTGGAGCTTCAGACTCCCAGGAGAGGCTCAAAAAATTGATCGTATGATGGAAGCTTTTGCTTCACGCTATTGCCTTTGTAACCCAGGAGTCTTCCAGTCTACAG atacATGCTATGTGCTGTCCTTTGCCATCATTATGTTAAATACCAGTCTGCACAACCACAATGTAAGAGATAAACCAACAGTGGAGAGGTTTATTTCTATGAATCGTGGAATTAATGAAGGTGGAGACCTTCCAGAAGAACTACTACGG aATTTATATGAAAGTATTAAGAATGAGCCGTTTAAAATTCCAGAGGATGATGGAAATGATCTAACGCACACATTTTTTAATCCAGATAGAGAAGGTTGGCTGCTGAAATTAG GGGGAAGAGTGAAAACGTGGAAACGGAGATGGTTTATTCTGACTGATAACTGCCTGTATTACTTCGAATACACAACA gaCAAAGAACCTAGAGGAATTATTCCGTTAGAAAATCTGAGCATAAGAGAAGTTGAAGACCCTAGAAAACCA AACTGCTTCGAGCTCTACAACCCCAGTCATAAAGGTCAAGTAATCAAAGCGTGTAAAACTGAAGccgatggcagagtggtggaggGCAACCACGTAGTGTACAGGATATCTGCTCCCACCccggaggaaaaggaggagtgGATAAAATCTATCAA AGCAAGTATCAGCAGGGATCCCTTCTACGATATGCTGGCAACAAGGAAACGAAGAATTGCAAATAAGAAATAG
- the CYTH3 gene encoding cytohesin-3 isoform X4 — protein MGSVVRAESDAALAVAVVSTGSAGFSGAAAVLCRVPDDLSVEEREELLNIRRRKKELIDDIERLKFEIAEVMTEIDNLTSVEESKTTQRNKQIAMGRKKFNMDPKKGIQFLIENDLLQNTAEDIAQFLYKGEGLNKTVIGDYLGERDEFNIKVLQAFVELHEFADLNLVQALRQFLWSFRLPGEAQKIDRMMEAFASRYCLCNPGVFQSTDTCYVLSFAIIMLNTSLHNHNVRDKPTVERFISMNRGINEGGDLPEELLRNLYESIKNEPFKIPEDDGNDLTHTFFNPDREGWLLKLGGRVKTWKRRWFILTDNCLYYFEYTTDKEPRGIIPLENLSIREVEDPRKPNCFELYNPSHKGQVIKACKTEADGRVVEGNHVVYRISAPTPEEKEEWIKSIKASISRDPFYDMLATRKRRIANKK, from the exons tgcctgatgACCTGTCCgtggaagagagagaagagcttTTAAATATTCGTCGCAGGAAAAAAGAACTGATTGATGATATTGAG AGATTAAAATTTGAAATTGCTGAGGTTATGACAGAAATCGATAATCTGACTAGTGTAGAAGAGAG CAAAACTacacaaagaaataagcaaatagccatgggaaggaagaaattcAACATGGACCCCAAGAAG GGAATACAGTTTCTGATAGAAAACGACCTCCTGCAGAACACTGCAGAAGACATTGCACAGTTCCTTTATAAAGGAGAAGGACTAAATAAAACGGTAATTGGAGATTACCTCGGcgaaag AGATGAATTTAATATTAAAGTTCTTCAGGCTTTTGTTGAACTCCATGAGTTCGCTGATCTCAATCTTGTACAAGCCTTAAG GCAGTTTCTGTGGAGCTTCAGACTCCCAGGAGAGGCTCAAAAAATTGATCGTATGATGGAAGCTTTTGCTTCACGCTATTGCCTTTGTAACCCAGGAGTCTTCCAGTCTACAG atacATGCTATGTGCTGTCCTTTGCCATCATTATGTTAAATACCAGTCTGCACAACCACAATGTAAGAGATAAACCAACAGTGGAGAGGTTTATTTCTATGAATCGTGGAATTAATGAAGGTGGAGACCTTCCAGAAGAACTACTACGG aATTTATATGAAAGTATTAAGAATGAGCCGTTTAAAATTCCAGAGGATGATGGAAATGATCTAACGCACACATTTTTTAATCCAGATAGAGAAGGTTGGCTGCTGAAATTAG GGGGAAGAGTGAAAACGTGGAAACGGAGATGGTTTATTCTGACTGATAACTGCCTGTATTACTTCGAATACACAACA gaCAAAGAACCTAGAGGAATTATTCCGTTAGAAAATCTGAGCATAAGAGAAGTTGAAGACCCTAGAAAACCA AACTGCTTCGAGCTCTACAACCCCAGTCATAAAGGTCAAGTAATCAAAGCGTGTAAAACTGAAGccgatggcagagtggtggaggGCAACCACGTAGTGTACAGGATATCTGCTCCCACCccggaggaaaaggaggagtgGATAAAATCTATCAA AGCAAGTATCAGCAGGGATCCCTTCTACGATATGCTGGCAACAAGGAAACGAAGAATTGCAAATAAGAAATAG
- the CYTH3 gene encoding cytohesin-3 isoform X3, producing the protein MPDDLSVEEREELLNIRRRKKELIDDIEYRHMRTFGCHQLAGRQERVRGGSESGPSLRNSYPGGAGLSWRSDRLKFEIAEVMTEIDNLTSVEESKTTQRNKQIAMGRKKFNMDPKKGIQFLIENDLLQNTAEDIAQFLYKGEGLNKTVIGDYLGERDEFNIKVLQAFVELHEFADLNLVQALRQFLWSFRLPGEAQKIDRMMEAFASRYCLCNPGVFQSTDTCYVLSFAIIMLNTSLHNHNVRDKPTVERFISMNRGINEGGDLPEELLRNLYESIKNEPFKIPEDDGNDLTHTFFNPDREGWLLKLGGRVKTWKRRWFILTDNCLYYFEYTTDKEPRGIIPLENLSIREVEDPRKPNCFELYNPSHKGQVIKACKTEADGRVVEGNHVVYRISAPTPEEKEEWIKSIKASISRDPFYDMLATRKRRIANKK; encoded by the exons tgcctgatgACCTGTCCgtggaagagagagaagagcttTTAAATATTCGTCGCAGGAAAAAAGAACTGATTGATGATATTGAG TACAGGCACATGCGCACGTTTGGGTGTCACCAGCTCGCCGGGCGGCAGGAACGCGTGCGGGGCGGGAGCGAGAGCGGCCCCTCGCTCAGGAACTCTTACCCCGGCGGTGCCGGTTTGTCCTGGCGCTCCGAC AGATTAAAATTTGAAATTGCTGAGGTTATGACAGAAATCGATAATCTGACTAGTGTAGAAGAGAG CAAAACTacacaaagaaataagcaaatagccatgggaaggaagaaattcAACATGGACCCCAAGAAG GGAATACAGTTTCTGATAGAAAACGACCTCCTGCAGAACACTGCAGAAGACATTGCACAGTTCCTTTATAAAGGAGAAGGACTAAATAAAACGGTAATTGGAGATTACCTCGGcgaaag AGATGAATTTAATATTAAAGTTCTTCAGGCTTTTGTTGAACTCCATGAGTTCGCTGATCTCAATCTTGTACAAGCCTTAAG GCAGTTTCTGTGGAGCTTCAGACTCCCAGGAGAGGCTCAAAAAATTGATCGTATGATGGAAGCTTTTGCTTCACGCTATTGCCTTTGTAACCCAGGAGTCTTCCAGTCTACAG atacATGCTATGTGCTGTCCTTTGCCATCATTATGTTAAATACCAGTCTGCACAACCACAATGTAAGAGATAAACCAACAGTGGAGAGGTTTATTTCTATGAATCGTGGAATTAATGAAGGTGGAGACCTTCCAGAAGAACTACTACGG aATTTATATGAAAGTATTAAGAATGAGCCGTTTAAAATTCCAGAGGATGATGGAAATGATCTAACGCACACATTTTTTAATCCAGATAGAGAAGGTTGGCTGCTGAAATTAG GGGGAAGAGTGAAAACGTGGAAACGGAGATGGTTTATTCTGACTGATAACTGCCTGTATTACTTCGAATACACAACA gaCAAAGAACCTAGAGGAATTATTCCGTTAGAAAATCTGAGCATAAGAGAAGTTGAAGACCCTAGAAAACCA AACTGCTTCGAGCTCTACAACCCCAGTCATAAAGGTCAAGTAATCAAAGCGTGTAAAACTGAAGccgatggcagagtggtggaggGCAACCACGTAGTGTACAGGATATCTGCTCCCACCccggaggaaaaggaggagtgGATAAAATCTATCAA AGCAAGTATCAGCAGGGATCCCTTCTACGATATGCTGGCAACAAGGAAACGAAGAATTGCAAATAAGAAATAG
- the CYTH3 gene encoding cytohesin-3 isoform X1: MGSVVRAESDAALAVAVVSTGSAGFSGAAAVLCRVPDDLSVEEREELLNIRRRKKELIDDIEYRHMRTFGCHQLAGRQERVRGGSESGPSLRNSYPGGAGLSWRSDRLKFEIAEVMTEIDNLTSVEESKTTQRNKQIAMGRKKFNMDPKKGIQFLIENDLLQNTAEDIAQFLYKGEGLNKTVIGDYLGERDEFNIKVLQAFVELHEFADLNLVQALRQFLWSFRLPGEAQKIDRMMEAFASRYCLCNPGVFQSTDTCYVLSFAIIMLNTSLHNHNVRDKPTVERFISMNRGINEGGDLPEELLRNLYESIKNEPFKIPEDDGNDLTHTFFNPDREGWLLKLGGRVKTWKRRWFILTDNCLYYFEYTTDKEPRGIIPLENLSIREVEDPRKPNCFELYNPSHKGQVIKACKTEADGRVVEGNHVVYRISAPTPEEKEEWIKSIKASISRDPFYDMLATRKRRIANKK; the protein is encoded by the exons tgcctgatgACCTGTCCgtggaagagagagaagagcttTTAAATATTCGTCGCAGGAAAAAAGAACTGATTGATGATATTGAG TACAGGCACATGCGCACGTTTGGGTGTCACCAGCTCGCCGGGCGGCAGGAACGCGTGCGGGGCGGGAGCGAGAGCGGCCCCTCGCTCAGGAACTCTTACCCCGGCGGTGCCGGTTTGTCCTGGCGCTCCGAC AGATTAAAATTTGAAATTGCTGAGGTTATGACAGAAATCGATAATCTGACTAGTGTAGAAGAGAG CAAAACTacacaaagaaataagcaaatagccatgggaaggaagaaattcAACATGGACCCCAAGAAG GGAATACAGTTTCTGATAGAAAACGACCTCCTGCAGAACACTGCAGAAGACATTGCACAGTTCCTTTATAAAGGAGAAGGACTAAATAAAACGGTAATTGGAGATTACCTCGGcgaaag AGATGAATTTAATATTAAAGTTCTTCAGGCTTTTGTTGAACTCCATGAGTTCGCTGATCTCAATCTTGTACAAGCCTTAAG GCAGTTTCTGTGGAGCTTCAGACTCCCAGGAGAGGCTCAAAAAATTGATCGTATGATGGAAGCTTTTGCTTCACGCTATTGCCTTTGTAACCCAGGAGTCTTCCAGTCTACAG atacATGCTATGTGCTGTCCTTTGCCATCATTATGTTAAATACCAGTCTGCACAACCACAATGTAAGAGATAAACCAACAGTGGAGAGGTTTATTTCTATGAATCGTGGAATTAATGAAGGTGGAGACCTTCCAGAAGAACTACTACGG aATTTATATGAAAGTATTAAGAATGAGCCGTTTAAAATTCCAGAGGATGATGGAAATGATCTAACGCACACATTTTTTAATCCAGATAGAGAAGGTTGGCTGCTGAAATTAG GGGGAAGAGTGAAAACGTGGAAACGGAGATGGTTTATTCTGACTGATAACTGCCTGTATTACTTCGAATACACAACA gaCAAAGAACCTAGAGGAATTATTCCGTTAGAAAATCTGAGCATAAGAGAAGTTGAAGACCCTAGAAAACCA AACTGCTTCGAGCTCTACAACCCCAGTCATAAAGGTCAAGTAATCAAAGCGTGTAAAACTGAAGccgatggcagagtggtggaggGCAACCACGTAGTGTACAGGATATCTGCTCCCACCccggaggaaaaggaggagtgGATAAAATCTATCAA AGCAAGTATCAGCAGGGATCCCTTCTACGATATGCTGGCAACAAGGAAACGAAGAATTGCAAATAAGAAATAG
- the CYTH3 gene encoding cytohesin-3 isoform X6, with amino-acid sequence MPDDLSVEEREELLNIRRRKKELIDDIERLKFEIAEVMTEIDNLTSVEESKTTQRNKQIAMGRKKFNMDPKKGIQFLIENDLLQNTAEDIAQFLYKGEGLNKTVIGDYLGERDEFNIKVLQAFVELHEFADLNLVQALRQFLWSFRLPGEAQKIDRMMEAFASRYCLCNPGVFQSTDTCYVLSFAIIMLNTSLHNHNVRDKPTVERFISMNRGINEGGDLPEELLRNLYESIKNEPFKIPEDDGNDLTHTFFNPDREGWLLKLGGRVKTWKRRWFILTDNCLYYFEYTTDKEPRGIIPLENLSIREVEDPRKPNCFELYNPSHKGQVIKACKTEADGRVVEGNHVVYRISAPTPEEKEEWIKSIKASISRDPFYDMLATRKRRIANKK; translated from the exons tgcctgatgACCTGTCCgtggaagagagagaagagcttTTAAATATTCGTCGCAGGAAAAAAGAACTGATTGATGATATTGAG AGATTAAAATTTGAAATTGCTGAGGTTATGACAGAAATCGATAATCTGACTAGTGTAGAAGAGAG CAAAACTacacaaagaaataagcaaatagccatgggaaggaagaaattcAACATGGACCCCAAGAAG GGAATACAGTTTCTGATAGAAAACGACCTCCTGCAGAACACTGCAGAAGACATTGCACAGTTCCTTTATAAAGGAGAAGGACTAAATAAAACGGTAATTGGAGATTACCTCGGcgaaag AGATGAATTTAATATTAAAGTTCTTCAGGCTTTTGTTGAACTCCATGAGTTCGCTGATCTCAATCTTGTACAAGCCTTAAG GCAGTTTCTGTGGAGCTTCAGACTCCCAGGAGAGGCTCAAAAAATTGATCGTATGATGGAAGCTTTTGCTTCACGCTATTGCCTTTGTAACCCAGGAGTCTTCCAGTCTACAG atacATGCTATGTGCTGTCCTTTGCCATCATTATGTTAAATACCAGTCTGCACAACCACAATGTAAGAGATAAACCAACAGTGGAGAGGTTTATTTCTATGAATCGTGGAATTAATGAAGGTGGAGACCTTCCAGAAGAACTACTACGG aATTTATATGAAAGTATTAAGAATGAGCCGTTTAAAATTCCAGAGGATGATGGAAATGATCTAACGCACACATTTTTTAATCCAGATAGAGAAGGTTGGCTGCTGAAATTAG GGGGAAGAGTGAAAACGTGGAAACGGAGATGGTTTATTCTGACTGATAACTGCCTGTATTACTTCGAATACACAACA gaCAAAGAACCTAGAGGAATTATTCCGTTAGAAAATCTGAGCATAAGAGAAGTTGAAGACCCTAGAAAACCA AACTGCTTCGAGCTCTACAACCCCAGTCATAAAGGTCAAGTAATCAAAGCGTGTAAAACTGAAGccgatggcagagtggtggaggGCAACCACGTAGTGTACAGGATATCTGCTCCCACCccggaggaaaaggaggagtgGATAAAATCTATCAA AGCAAGTATCAGCAGGGATCCCTTCTACGATATGCTGGCAACAAGGAAACGAAGAATTGCAAATAAGAAATAG
- the CYTH3 gene encoding cytohesin-3 isoform X2 encodes MDEEGGGGGGVPDDLSVEEREELLNIRRRKKELIDDIEYRHMRTFGCHQLAGRQERVRGGSESGPSLRNSYPGGAGLSWRSDRLKFEIAEVMTEIDNLTSVEESKTTQRNKQIAMGRKKFNMDPKKGIQFLIENDLLQNTAEDIAQFLYKGEGLNKTVIGDYLGERDEFNIKVLQAFVELHEFADLNLVQALRQFLWSFRLPGEAQKIDRMMEAFASRYCLCNPGVFQSTDTCYVLSFAIIMLNTSLHNHNVRDKPTVERFISMNRGINEGGDLPEELLRNLYESIKNEPFKIPEDDGNDLTHTFFNPDREGWLLKLGGRVKTWKRRWFILTDNCLYYFEYTTDKEPRGIIPLENLSIREVEDPRKPNCFELYNPSHKGQVIKACKTEADGRVVEGNHVVYRISAPTPEEKEEWIKSIKASISRDPFYDMLATRKRRIANKK; translated from the exons tgcctgatgACCTGTCCgtggaagagagagaagagcttTTAAATATTCGTCGCAGGAAAAAAGAACTGATTGATGATATTGAG TACAGGCACATGCGCACGTTTGGGTGTCACCAGCTCGCCGGGCGGCAGGAACGCGTGCGGGGCGGGAGCGAGAGCGGCCCCTCGCTCAGGAACTCTTACCCCGGCGGTGCCGGTTTGTCCTGGCGCTCCGAC AGATTAAAATTTGAAATTGCTGAGGTTATGACAGAAATCGATAATCTGACTAGTGTAGAAGAGAG CAAAACTacacaaagaaataagcaaatagccatgggaaggaagaaattcAACATGGACCCCAAGAAG GGAATACAGTTTCTGATAGAAAACGACCTCCTGCAGAACACTGCAGAAGACATTGCACAGTTCCTTTATAAAGGAGAAGGACTAAATAAAACGGTAATTGGAGATTACCTCGGcgaaag AGATGAATTTAATATTAAAGTTCTTCAGGCTTTTGTTGAACTCCATGAGTTCGCTGATCTCAATCTTGTACAAGCCTTAAG GCAGTTTCTGTGGAGCTTCAGACTCCCAGGAGAGGCTCAAAAAATTGATCGTATGATGGAAGCTTTTGCTTCACGCTATTGCCTTTGTAACCCAGGAGTCTTCCAGTCTACAG atacATGCTATGTGCTGTCCTTTGCCATCATTATGTTAAATACCAGTCTGCACAACCACAATGTAAGAGATAAACCAACAGTGGAGAGGTTTATTTCTATGAATCGTGGAATTAATGAAGGTGGAGACCTTCCAGAAGAACTACTACGG aATTTATATGAAAGTATTAAGAATGAGCCGTTTAAAATTCCAGAGGATGATGGAAATGATCTAACGCACACATTTTTTAATCCAGATAGAGAAGGTTGGCTGCTGAAATTAG GGGGAAGAGTGAAAACGTGGAAACGGAGATGGTTTATTCTGACTGATAACTGCCTGTATTACTTCGAATACACAACA gaCAAAGAACCTAGAGGAATTATTCCGTTAGAAAATCTGAGCATAAGAGAAGTTGAAGACCCTAGAAAACCA AACTGCTTCGAGCTCTACAACCCCAGTCATAAAGGTCAAGTAATCAAAGCGTGTAAAACTGAAGccgatggcagagtggtggaggGCAACCACGTAGTGTACAGGATATCTGCTCCCACCccggaggaaaaggaggagtgGATAAAATCTATCAA AGCAAGTATCAGCAGGGATCCCTTCTACGATATGCTGGCAACAAGGAAACGAAGAATTGCAAATAAGAAATAG
- the CYTH3 gene encoding cytohesin-3 isoform X7, with amino-acid sequence MRTFGCHQLAGRQERVRGGSESGPSLRNSYPGGAGLSWRSDRLKFEIAEVMTEIDNLTSVEESKTTQRNKQIAMGRKKFNMDPKKGIQFLIENDLLQNTAEDIAQFLYKGEGLNKTVIGDYLGERDEFNIKVLQAFVELHEFADLNLVQALRQFLWSFRLPGEAQKIDRMMEAFASRYCLCNPGVFQSTDTCYVLSFAIIMLNTSLHNHNVRDKPTVERFISMNRGINEGGDLPEELLRNLYESIKNEPFKIPEDDGNDLTHTFFNPDREGWLLKLGGRVKTWKRRWFILTDNCLYYFEYTTDKEPRGIIPLENLSIREVEDPRKPNCFELYNPSHKGQVIKACKTEADGRVVEGNHVVYRISAPTPEEKEEWIKSIKASISRDPFYDMLATRKRRIANKK; translated from the exons ATGCGCACGTTTGGGTGTCACCAGCTCGCCGGGCGGCAGGAACGCGTGCGGGGCGGGAGCGAGAGCGGCCCCTCGCTCAGGAACTCTTACCCCGGCGGTGCCGGTTTGTCCTGGCGCTCCGAC AGATTAAAATTTGAAATTGCTGAGGTTATGACAGAAATCGATAATCTGACTAGTGTAGAAGAGAG CAAAACTacacaaagaaataagcaaatagccatgggaaggaagaaattcAACATGGACCCCAAGAAG GGAATACAGTTTCTGATAGAAAACGACCTCCTGCAGAACACTGCAGAAGACATTGCACAGTTCCTTTATAAAGGAGAAGGACTAAATAAAACGGTAATTGGAGATTACCTCGGcgaaag AGATGAATTTAATATTAAAGTTCTTCAGGCTTTTGTTGAACTCCATGAGTTCGCTGATCTCAATCTTGTACAAGCCTTAAG GCAGTTTCTGTGGAGCTTCAGACTCCCAGGAGAGGCTCAAAAAATTGATCGTATGATGGAAGCTTTTGCTTCACGCTATTGCCTTTGTAACCCAGGAGTCTTCCAGTCTACAG atacATGCTATGTGCTGTCCTTTGCCATCATTATGTTAAATACCAGTCTGCACAACCACAATGTAAGAGATAAACCAACAGTGGAGAGGTTTATTTCTATGAATCGTGGAATTAATGAAGGTGGAGACCTTCCAGAAGAACTACTACGG aATTTATATGAAAGTATTAAGAATGAGCCGTTTAAAATTCCAGAGGATGATGGAAATGATCTAACGCACACATTTTTTAATCCAGATAGAGAAGGTTGGCTGCTGAAATTAG GGGGAAGAGTGAAAACGTGGAAACGGAGATGGTTTATTCTGACTGATAACTGCCTGTATTACTTCGAATACACAACA gaCAAAGAACCTAGAGGAATTATTCCGTTAGAAAATCTGAGCATAAGAGAAGTTGAAGACCCTAGAAAACCA AACTGCTTCGAGCTCTACAACCCCAGTCATAAAGGTCAAGTAATCAAAGCGTGTAAAACTGAAGccgatggcagagtggtggaggGCAACCACGTAGTGTACAGGATATCTGCTCCCACCccggaggaaaaggaggagtgGATAAAATCTATCAA AGCAAGTATCAGCAGGGATCCCTTCTACGATATGCTGGCAACAAGGAAACGAAGAATTGCAAATAAGAAATAG